One Citricoccus sp. K5 DNA window includes the following coding sequences:
- a CDS encoding DUF2975 domain-containing protein, translating to MPTPVPRSLVVILRTMLVLVATDSLVVLAVILPLLWIDLEGVSMAYAIPLIAALALGVACLQVVGVCIWRLLTLVLRGQIFSRSAFRYVDVITGAVAAGGVLLVVIGVVLSGGTAAPGLVLLIGGAALLAFAAALTVNVARRLLAQAVERDTQARRLEDELSDVI from the coding sequence ATGCCCACTCCCGTTCCCCGGTCACTCGTGGTCATCCTGCGGACCATGCTGGTCCTGGTTGCCACCGACTCGCTGGTCGTCCTGGCGGTGATCCTGCCGTTGCTGTGGATCGACCTCGAGGGCGTCTCCATGGCCTACGCCATCCCTTTGATCGCCGCCCTGGCCCTGGGCGTGGCCTGCCTCCAGGTGGTGGGGGTCTGCATCTGGCGCCTGTTGACGCTGGTGCTCCGCGGCCAAATCTTCTCCCGCTCGGCGTTCCGTTATGTGGACGTCATCACCGGAGCCGTGGCGGCCGGCGGTGTCCTCCTGGTGGTGATCGGTGTGGTCCTGAGCGGAGGAACGGCCGCCCCGGGTCTCGTCCTGCTGATCGGCGGGGCGGCACTGCTGGCATTCGCGGCGGCCCTGACGGTGAACGTCGCCCGGCGGCTGCTGGCCCAGGCCGTGGAGCGTGACACCCAGGCCAGGCGGCTTGAGGACGAGCTCTCGGACGTGATCTGA
- a CDS encoding helix-turn-helix transcriptional regulator, with translation MPIIVDVDVMMARRKMSAGELAEAVGITPANLAVLKNGRAKAVRFTTLAALCRVLDCQPGDLLRWEAAGQEAPEGDRGEDGDRRVAGGRVEDGHGGE, from the coding sequence ATGCCGATCATCGTGGATGTGGACGTGATGATGGCCCGCCGGAAGATGTCGGCCGGCGAGCTGGCGGAGGCCGTCGGGATCACCCCGGCGAATCTGGCCGTGTTGAAGAACGGCCGTGCCAAGGCCGTCCGGTTCACCACGCTGGCTGCCTTGTGCCGCGTGCTGGACTGCCAGCCCGGTGACCTCCTGCGCTGGGAGGCTGCTGGGCAGGAGGCTCCGGAAGGCGACCGCGGGGAGGACGGGGACCGCAGGGTGGCAGGGGGCCGCGTGGAGGACGGCCATGGCGGTGAGTGA
- a CDS encoding NAD(P)/FAD-dependent oxidoreductase, protein MAVSERSAEVDVLVVGAGLAGLHCATQLARAGHQVLLAERRATLTGTVRTTGIFVRRTLEDFALPGEHLGPAIRRMVLYPPGLTGPVDLTSDRDEYRVGDMGPLYVAAARDAVGAGVELRLATRFTGQREGTYLLEDAAGTLLVRARFVVGADGARSRVARDLGLSRNRHLLVGAEEVFADHPDGSDPAFHCVIDPRLAPGYLAWVLRDGEHVHVGTAGHAHRFPRGLYSALRSFRERAPGLEGVERPEQVEKRAGPIPVGGVLPRIASPAGLLVGDAAGAVSPLTAGGLDPCLRLSGHAAEILDAALRAGRRAELEAYDGHALRARFRKRLLLRKGLDGLRTPALATGAFAALRTPPGQALAKRILFGHGSFPLP, encoded by the coding sequence ATGGCGGTGAGTGAGCGGAGCGCTGAAGTAGACGTCTTGGTGGTCGGGGCGGGCCTGGCCGGGCTGCACTGCGCCACCCAGTTGGCACGCGCCGGTCATCAGGTGCTGTTGGCGGAGCGCCGCGCCACGCTGACGGGCACCGTCCGGACCACCGGCATCTTCGTGCGCCGGACCCTCGAGGACTTCGCGCTGCCCGGTGAGCATCTGGGGCCGGCCATCCGCCGCATGGTGCTCTACCCGCCCGGGCTGACGGGTCCGGTGGACCTGACCAGTGATCGGGACGAGTACCGGGTCGGGGATATGGGGCCGCTCTATGTGGCGGCCGCCCGCGATGCCGTGGGAGCCGGCGTCGAGCTGCGGCTGGCCACGCGCTTCACCGGCCAGCGGGAGGGCACGTACCTCCTCGAGGACGCGGCGGGCACCCTCCTGGTCCGAGCCCGCTTCGTGGTCGGTGCCGATGGCGCTCGGTCCAGGGTGGCGCGGGACCTGGGGCTGAGCCGCAACCGCCACCTGCTGGTCGGGGCCGAGGAGGTCTTCGCCGACCACCCCGACGGCTCCGACCCCGCCTTCCACTGCGTGATCGATCCGAGGCTGGCCCCCGGTTATCTTGCGTGGGTACTGCGGGACGGCGAACATGTCCACGTGGGCACGGCCGGCCATGCCCACCGGTTCCCGCGAGGCCTGTACAGCGCCCTGCGCTCGTTCCGCGAGCGGGCGCCGGGACTGGAGGGCGTCGAGAGGCCGGAGCAGGTGGAGAAGCGCGCCGGGCCGATCCCCGTGGGCGGCGTGCTGCCCCGGATCGCCTCCCCGGCCGGACTGCTCGTGGGAGACGCCGCCGGTGCGGTGTCCCCGCTCACCGCCGGAGGGCTCGACCCCTGCCTGCGGCTGTCCGGGCATGCCGCCGAGATCCTGGACGCCGCCCTCCGAGCCGGCCGGCGCGCGGAGCTGGAGGCCTATGACGGCCACGCCTTGCGGGCCCGATTCCGTAAGCGGCTGCTGCTGCGCAAGGGCCTGGACGGGTTACGCACGCCGGCTCTCGCCACGGGCGCCTTCGCCGCGTTGAGGACCCCTCCGGGCCAGGCGCTGGCGAAGCGGATCCTCTTCGGCCACGGATCGTTCCCCCTGCCGTGA
- a CDS encoding LLM class flavin-dependent oxidoreductase: MPDVTENLVPQSPAALAAPHPNPSSERADSVPAGTLEFGLHTFGDVTHTAEGRPLSHPEVLRNVVAEGVLADRAGVDVIGIGEHHRPDYTVSSPEMVLSAIAGQTEHIKLISAVTVLSSDDPVRVYQRFATLDAVSNGRAEVSLGRGSFIESFPLFGYDLQDYEMLYEEKLDLFSHLRTEQPVTWQGNTRAALQRQSVFPTTAHEFGLPTWVAVGGTPTSVVRAATYGMGLELAIIGGAPERFRPFAELYRREIAARGFEPRRVALHSHGFVAATDEEAAERYYPHWEFNMRKMAAERGWPAPSAAQFRQEVTHGALHLGSPETVARKVAASVRALDAGRFGMKYGNGSLPHEFMMDSIELYGSKVKPLVLDMLSGS; encoded by the coding sequence GTGCCTGACGTGACCGAGAACCTCGTGCCCCAGAGCCCCGCCGCGCTCGCGGCCCCGCACCCCAACCCGTCCTCTGAACGCGCCGACTCCGTGCCCGCCGGCACCCTCGAGTTCGGCCTGCACACCTTCGGGGACGTGACTCACACGGCCGAGGGGCGGCCCCTGAGCCACCCCGAGGTGCTGCGCAACGTGGTGGCCGAGGGCGTACTGGCGGACCGGGCCGGAGTGGACGTGATCGGCATCGGCGAGCACCACCGCCCCGATTACACCGTCTCCTCGCCCGAGATGGTGCTCTCCGCCATCGCCGGACAGACCGAGCACATCAAGCTGATCTCCGCCGTCACGGTGCTCTCCTCGGACGACCCGGTCCGCGTCTACCAGCGCTTCGCCACCCTGGACGCCGTCTCGAACGGCCGCGCCGAGGTCTCCCTGGGCCGCGGCTCCTTCATCGAGTCCTTCCCGCTCTTCGGCTATGACCTGCAGGACTACGAGATGCTCTACGAGGAGAAGCTGGACCTCTTCTCCCACCTGCGCACCGAGCAGCCGGTGACCTGGCAGGGCAACACTCGGGCCGCGCTGCAGCGCCAGTCCGTGTTCCCGACGACGGCCCACGAGTTCGGCCTGCCCACCTGGGTGGCCGTCGGGGGCACCCCGACCTCGGTGGTGCGGGCAGCCACCTATGGCATGGGGCTCGAGTTGGCGATCATCGGCGGGGCTCCCGAGCGGTTCCGGCCCTTCGCCGAGCTCTACCGCCGCGAGATCGCCGCCCGCGGCTTCGAGCCCCGCCGCGTGGCGCTGCACTCGCACGGCTTCGTGGCCGCCACGGACGAGGAGGCCGCCGAGCGGTACTACCCGCACTGGGAGTTCAACATGCGCAAGATGGCGGCCGAGCGCGGCTGGCCCGCCCCCTCGGCCGCCCAGTTCCGCCAGGAGGTCACCCACGGCGCCCTGCACCTGGGCTCCCCGGAGACGGTGGCCCGCAAGGTGGCCGCCAGCGTCCGGGCGCTCGATGCCGGCCGCTTCGGAATGAAGTACGGCAACGGCTCCCTGCCGCACGAGTTCATGATGGACTCGATCGAGCTCTACGGCTCGAAGGTCAAGCCCCTCGTCCTGGACATGCTCTCCGGCTCCTGA
- a CDS encoding FAD-binding and (Fe-S)-binding domain-containing protein, whose protein sequence is MDLETDLDPDTQPTTLQNDSPATGPATESKAGPGADAAVRELEQQLRGEVHTSTLRRALYSSDASNYRIAPRVVVCPLDEADVVTAVRIAARHGLPVTVRGGGTSIAGNAVGPGLVLDVGKHLNRIVSIDAQARSAVVQPGVVLTDLQAAAAPHGLRFGPDPSSASRCTLGGMIGNNACGPHGLAYGRTADNVRRLRWMLPNGRILDVVPGRDALDQVPGLESFVQRHLEVLRTELGRFDRQISGYSLEHLLPENGRNLAAALVGTEGTCGVLLEAEVDLVPRAPAPALAVIGYPDMPAAADDVPSLLPHRPLALEGLSGEMVEVVRRSPGGDDVPELPAGGGWLMVEVGGADTAEAVAAAEAMVRAAHGLEAVVLPSGPEAARLWQIRADGSGLAVRTAAGAHAWPGWEDAAVPPEHLGSYLRDLKELMDGRGLSGLAYGHFGDGCIHMRIDFPFASGSSEFREFMEAAATLVARYGGSLAGEHGDGRARSELLPVMYSPEALAAFAEFKALFDPAGLMNPGVLVDPDPIDAALRRPASSEQRAADGFAFADDDGSVADAVHRCVGIGKCRADLREQGTFMCPSYLATGDDKDSTRGRARVLQEMLNGGVVTLGWESPEVHEALDLCLSCKACASDCPTGVDMATYKSETLHRTYRGKVRPLAHYTLGRLPFWLRLAAPMTPLVNAAGRVPVLRRAMMTLMGADTRRSLPLLPRAPFRWSEAARSAPGHDDGRRRVVLWVDSFSDALSPEIPADALTVLDAAGCDVQVVGQSTGEQACCGLTLISTGQLTAAKEKLRRTVEILLPHVRAGRAVVGLEPSCIAALRSDLVELLPEHPGAREVAAAVRTVAELLTELDWTPPRVSDADRRMLVQPHCHHHAVMGYSADEAILDAMGCDVETSNGCCGLAGNFGMEQGHYEISETIARQGILAKAEASPDTPILADGFSCRTQVKDLAGLDGRHLVQVIAAALRDS, encoded by the coding sequence ATGGACCTTGAGACGGACCTGGATCCAGACACCCAGCCGACCACACTCCAGAACGACAGCCCGGCCACCGGCCCGGCCACCGAATCCAAGGCCGGCCCCGGCGCCGATGCCGCGGTCCGGGAACTCGAGCAGCAACTGCGCGGCGAGGTGCACACCTCCACGCTCCGCCGCGCCCTGTACAGCTCGGACGCCTCCAACTACCGGATCGCGCCACGGGTGGTGGTCTGCCCGCTGGACGAGGCCGACGTCGTGACCGCCGTCCGGATCGCGGCCCGGCACGGGCTGCCCGTGACCGTGCGGGGCGGAGGCACCTCCATCGCGGGCAATGCTGTGGGGCCCGGGCTGGTGCTGGATGTGGGGAAGCACCTGAACCGCATCGTCTCGATCGACGCCCAGGCGCGCTCCGCCGTCGTGCAGCCGGGCGTGGTCCTGACGGACCTGCAGGCCGCCGCGGCGCCGCACGGACTGCGCTTCGGGCCGGATCCGTCCTCGGCGAGCCGCTGCACCCTGGGCGGGATGATCGGCAACAACGCGTGCGGCCCCCATGGGCTGGCCTACGGACGGACCGCGGACAACGTCCGCCGCCTGCGCTGGATGCTGCCGAACGGGCGGATCCTGGACGTGGTGCCGGGGCGCGACGCGCTGGACCAGGTGCCCGGGCTGGAATCCTTCGTCCAGCGTCACCTCGAGGTGCTGCGCACCGAGCTGGGGCGGTTCGACCGGCAGATCTCCGGCTACAGCCTGGAGCACCTGCTGCCCGAGAACGGGCGCAACCTGGCCGCAGCACTCGTGGGGACCGAGGGGACGTGCGGGGTGCTGCTCGAGGCCGAGGTCGATCTGGTGCCCCGGGCGCCGGCGCCCGCACTGGCGGTGATCGGCTACCCGGACATGCCCGCGGCGGCCGATGACGTCCCCTCGCTGCTGCCCCATCGGCCGCTGGCGCTGGAGGGCCTGTCCGGCGAGATGGTCGAGGTGGTGCGGCGGTCCCCCGGCGGTGACGACGTGCCGGAATTGCCGGCCGGCGGCGGCTGGCTGATGGTGGAGGTCGGCGGGGCGGACACGGCCGAGGCGGTGGCCGCCGCGGAGGCGATGGTCCGGGCCGCCCACGGGCTGGAAGCGGTGGTGCTGCCCTCCGGCCCGGAGGCCGCCCGGCTGTGGCAGATCCGCGCGGACGGCTCCGGGCTGGCGGTGCGGACGGCCGCGGGGGCCCACGCCTGGCCCGGCTGGGAGGATGCCGCCGTGCCCCCGGAGCACCTCGGGTCCTACCTACGGGACCTGAAGGAGCTCATGGATGGCCGCGGCCTATCCGGTCTGGCCTACGGGCACTTCGGGGACGGCTGCATCCACATGCGCATTGACTTCCCCTTCGCGTCCGGCTCCTCGGAGTTCCGGGAGTTCATGGAGGCGGCTGCGACGCTGGTGGCCCGGTACGGGGGATCCCTGGCCGGTGAGCACGGGGACGGGCGGGCGCGCAGCGAGTTGCTGCCGGTCATGTACTCGCCGGAGGCGCTGGCCGCGTTCGCCGAGTTCAAGGCTCTGTTCGACCCGGCCGGGCTGATGAACCCGGGGGTGCTGGTGGACCCGGACCCGATCGACGCCGCCCTGCGCCGTCCGGCCTCCTCCGAGCAACGGGCCGCGGACGGCTTCGCCTTCGCCGACGACGACGGCTCGGTCGCCGATGCCGTGCACCGCTGCGTGGGCATCGGCAAGTGCCGGGCGGACCTGCGCGAGCAGGGCACCTTCATGTGCCCGTCCTACCTGGCGACCGGGGACGACAAGGACTCGACGCGCGGGCGGGCCAGGGTGCTGCAGGAGATGCTCAACGGCGGGGTCGTCACGCTCGGGTGGGAGTCCCCCGAGGTCCACGAGGCCCTGGACCTGTGCCTGTCCTGCAAGGCCTGCGCCAGCGACTGTCCCACCGGCGTGGACATGGCCACCTACAAGTCCGAGACCCTGCACCGGACCTACCGGGGCAAGGTGCGGCCGCTGGCCCACTACACCCTGGGCCGACTGCCCTTCTGGCTGCGGCTCGCGGCACCGATGACCCCGCTGGTCAACGCCGCCGGCCGGGTGCCGGTGTTGCGCCGGGCGATGATGACGCTGATGGGGGCGGACACCCGGCGTTCTCTGCCGCTGTTGCCGAGGGCTCCGTTCCGGTGGTCGGAGGCGGCGCGGTCGGCTCCGGGGCACGACGACGGCCGGCGCCGGGTGGTGCTGTGGGTGGATTCCTTCTCGGACGCTCTCTCCCCGGAGATTCCGGCCGATGCCCTGACGGTGCTGGACGCCGCCGGGTGCGATGTGCAGGTGGTCGGGCAGTCGACCGGTGAGCAGGCCTGCTGCGGGCTGACGCTGATCTCGACGGGACAGCTCACGGCGGCCAAGGAGAAGCTGCGCCGGACCGTGGAGATCCTGTTGCCGCACGTGCGGGCCGGGCGGGCCGTCGTCGGGCTGGAGCCCAGCTGCATCGCCGCGCTGCGCTCGGACCTCGTGGAACTGCTGCCCGAGCACCCTGGCGCGCGCGAGGTCGCGGCGGCCGTGCGGACCGTGGCCGAACTGCTGACGGAACTCGACTGGACACCGCCGCGGGTCTCTGATGCTGACCGTCGGATGCTGGTCCAGCCGCACTGCCACCATCACGCGGTCATGGGCTATTCCGCCGACGAGGCGATCCTGGACGCCATGGGCTGCGACGTGGAGACCTCCAACGGCTGCTGTGGCCTGGCCGGGAACTTCGGCATGGAGCAGGGGCACTACGAGATCTCGGAGACGATCGCCCGTCAGGGCATCCTGGCCAAGGCGGAGGCTTCCCCCGACACGCCGATCCTGGCCGACGGCTTCTCCTGCCGCACCCAGGTGAAGGACCTGGCGGGCCTCGACGGCCGCCATCTGGTGCAGGTCATCGCGGCGGCGCTGCGGGACTCCTGA
- a CDS encoding DUF2087 domain-containing protein, whose translation MSDPANTPAAPSPHPSDAAPDWKPILAALGNEAARTVFARAALGTLDPVARGDLTTKEQKSVEGWLKLGILTEDDIGSVTVDGNALRAPLIVPARGGQREARAGVGKFLVEGRGPRIDTMPASPAERTEVLRWVRDHALEPDEVLTEVQLNQRLHVFHPDVAMLRRYLVDASLLERTATGTEYAIPADSRIP comes from the coding sequence ATGAGTGATCCAGCCAACACTCCCGCCGCCCCGTCACCGCACCCATCCGACGCCGCCCCAGACTGGAAGCCGATCCTCGCCGCCCTCGGCAACGAGGCCGCCCGCACGGTCTTCGCCCGTGCCGCCCTCGGCACCCTCGACCCCGTGGCCCGCGGGGACCTGACCACCAAGGAGCAGAAGTCCGTGGAGGGTTGGCTGAAGCTCGGCATCCTGACGGAGGATGACATCGGCTCCGTCACCGTGGATGGCAACGCCCTGCGGGCGCCCCTCATCGTGCCCGCCCGTGGTGGTCAGCGGGAGGCGAGGGCCGGCGTCGGGAAGTTCCTGGTGGAAGGGCGCGGGCCGCGGATCGACACGATGCCCGCCTCGCCGGCCGAGCGCACCGAAGTGCTGCGGTGGGTGCGCGACCATGCACTCGAGCCCGACGAGGTCCTCACTGAGGTGCAATTGAACCAGCGGCTGCACGTGTTCCATCCGGACGTGGCGATGCTGCGCCGCTACCTGGTGGATGCGTCCCTGCTGGAGCGCACCGCGACGGGCACCGAGTACGCGATCCCGGCGGACTCCCGCATCCCTTAG
- a CDS encoding phage holin family protein: MIRFLIHAVINLVMAAVGLLLAGALIDGVSMQPSGFITAVLVFVLAQALLAPFVFNLARQYASAVLGGVGLVSTLLALWIATLMPNGLTMDGVSAWVLAPLVVWLVTALGTWVAGYFLVTRWWDRRTDRAAIRKAVA, translated from the coding sequence ATGATCCGCTTCCTGATCCATGCCGTCATCAACCTGGTGATGGCCGCCGTCGGCCTCCTGCTGGCCGGTGCCCTCATCGACGGAGTCTCGATGCAGCCCTCCGGGTTCATCACCGCCGTCCTCGTCTTCGTCCTGGCCCAGGCCCTACTGGCGCCGTTCGTGTTCAACCTTGCCCGCCAGTACGCCTCGGCCGTCCTCGGAGGCGTCGGACTGGTCTCGACGCTCCTGGCCCTGTGGATCGCCACCCTGATGCCGAACGGGCTCACCATGGACGGGGTGAGCGCCTGGGTGCTGGCCCCGCTGGTGGTCTGGCTTGTCACCGCCCTGGGCACCTGGGTGGCGGGCTACTTCCTCGTCACCCGGTGGTGGGACCGGCGCACCGACCGCGCCGCTATCCGCAAGGCCGTCGCCTGA
- a CDS encoding aspartate dehydrogenase domain-containing protein, producing MSQTVRHSPVRVLLLGFGAIGRHVSTLLAPERDAGLLRLRAAERNVASHGHRTIPGVELVTTGEDTDCPTWPEALAVADLVVECAGVAAAGEYGPGVITAGTDLILTSVGALADPDLARTLLAGPGRLWVTNGAIGGFDVLSAAADADGLDSVRIRTTKLPTSLIRPWMTESEEAALRALRPGDAPVTVFSGGPAKAIERFPANVNVAVGLGWATRGRGSGEAELLRRSLERVRVELMADPGAARSRHEILATGTAGRFELAFESAPSPENPKTSGLTALSVARTVREALAAFSSRP from the coding sequence ATGTCCCAGACCGTTCGGCACTCCCCCGTCCGCGTGCTCCTGCTGGGCTTCGGCGCCATCGGCCGCCACGTCTCCACACTGCTGGCTCCGGAGCGGGACGCCGGCCTGCTGCGACTGCGGGCGGCCGAGCGCAACGTGGCCTCGCACGGTCACCGGACCATCCCGGGCGTCGAACTGGTCACCACCGGCGAGGACACCGACTGCCCCACATGGCCCGAGGCGCTGGCGGTGGCCGACCTGGTGGTGGAGTGCGCCGGCGTCGCCGCAGCCGGTGAGTACGGCCCCGGGGTCATCACGGCGGGGACCGACCTGATCCTGACCAGCGTCGGAGCCCTCGCCGATCCGGACCTGGCACGGACGCTGCTGGCCGGCCCCGGGCGGCTCTGGGTCACCAACGGCGCCATCGGCGGCTTCGACGTCCTGTCCGCGGCGGCCGATGCCGACGGCCTGGACTCGGTCCGCATCCGTACCACCAAGCTCCCCACCTCCCTGATCCGGCCGTGGATGACGGAGTCCGAGGAGGCTGCACTGCGGGCGCTGCGCCCCGGGGACGCACCGGTGACCGTGTTCTCCGGCGGGCCGGCCAAGGCCATCGAGCGATTCCCGGCCAACGTCAATGTCGCGGTCGGGCTGGGCTGGGCCACTCGGGGCCGCGGCTCCGGCGAGGCCGAGCTCTTGCGGCGATCCCTGGAGCGGGTGCGGGTGGAGCTCATGGCCGACCCGGGCGCGGCGCGTAGCCGCCACGAGATTCTGGCTACCGGGACGGCCGGCCGGTTCGAGCTGGCCTTCGAGTCAGCGCCGAGCCCGGAGAACCCCAAGACGTCCGGGCTCACCGCGCTCTCGGTGGCCCGGACCGTCCGCGAGGCGCTGGCCGCGTTCTCATCGCGGCCCTGA
- a CDS encoding ArgP/LysG family DNA-binding transcriptional regulator: MNTDHLRALAAAVDEGTFDAAAAALRISGSAFSQRIKALEKDAGQVLLTRTVPVGTTSAGDRMLRLARQVAVLEDETRRSLGQGTGGRTVLSVAVNADSMATWFVEVLRQAATWDDAVLQLHLEDQEHTHELLRSGTVIAAITEDPAPVSGCLSMELGAMDYHAVAASALLDRYRREDGSVDFGAVPVQEFGTRDSLQRSRLAAWRAGQRGQPSGSGASGVGTGGDGTGAAGPPLHQVPTVGGFNAAVAAGLGWGMIPAGQLPEGVLEGTHPDLVAIPELGQSRVTLHWQRWSAGTEALDRLTAAVQQAARNMT; the protein is encoded by the coding sequence ATGAACACTGACCACCTACGAGCTCTGGCCGCCGCCGTGGACGAGGGAACCTTCGACGCCGCCGCCGCAGCCCTGAGGATCTCCGGCTCCGCCTTCTCCCAGCGCATCAAAGCGCTCGAGAAGGACGCCGGCCAGGTCCTGCTGACGCGCACCGTTCCGGTGGGCACCACCTCCGCCGGGGACCGGATGCTGCGCCTCGCCCGGCAGGTGGCGGTGCTGGAGGATGAGACGAGGCGCTCACTCGGCCAGGGCACCGGCGGGCGCACGGTGCTGTCCGTGGCGGTCAACGCCGACTCGATGGCGACCTGGTTCGTCGAGGTACTGCGGCAGGCCGCCACCTGGGACGATGCAGTCCTGCAATTGCATCTGGAGGACCAGGAGCACACGCATGAGCTGCTGCGCTCCGGCACGGTCATCGCGGCCATCACCGAGGACCCGGCTCCGGTCTCGGGCTGCCTCTCGATGGAGCTGGGCGCCATGGACTACCACGCGGTGGCGGCGTCCGCCCTGCTGGACCGATACCGCCGCGAGGACGGGTCCGTGGATTTCGGGGCCGTTCCCGTGCAGGAGTTCGGCACCCGGGACAGCCTGCAGCGCAGCCGGCTGGCCGCGTGGCGCGCCGGCCAGCGCGGCCAACCGTCCGGTTCCGGCGCAAGCGGCGTGGGCACGGGCGGCGACGGGACGGGCGCCGCCGGGCCCCCGCTCCACCAGGTCCCCACCGTCGGCGGGTTCAACGCCGCCGTGGCCGCTGGACTGGGCTGGGGCATGATCCCGGCCGGCCAGTTGCCCGAGGGCGTCCTGGAGGGCACCCACCCAGACCTCGTGGCCATCCCCGAACTGGGACAGTCCCGCGTGACCCTGCACTGGCAGCGCTGGTCCGCCGGAACCGAGGCCCTGGACCGGCTCACCGCCGCCGTGCAGCAGGCGGCACGCAACATGACCTGA
- a CDS encoding LysE/ArgO family amino acid transporter — MTIFLTGLLTCLALIVAIGAQSLFIMRQAIRRDRLLLALAVCLVGDIVLITAGTAGVGVITENAPWLLEVLKWGGVAYLLWFAYSSFRSAFSARQSMAVAADEGDEADAEHDGARPGADGADDAGEGRAPGGEPALVGAGAGVGRGTGTAGGPATGTLAVVSDRQRLSVRMDRSGERQRALSPVWTVVLTALSVSLLNPHAILDTVVMLGTLANSYGAEKWVFAGGALTGSALWFLTLGFGVRALAPLLDTPRTWKIVDLVVGSIMVFIAGSLAFG, encoded by the coding sequence GTGACGATCTTCCTAACCGGTCTGTTGACCTGCCTCGCCCTCATCGTGGCCATCGGCGCCCAGAGCCTGTTCATCATGCGCCAGGCCATCCGACGCGACCGGCTCCTGCTGGCCCTCGCCGTCTGCCTGGTGGGAGACATCGTGCTGATCACGGCCGGGACGGCCGGGGTCGGTGTGATCACCGAGAACGCCCCGTGGCTGCTGGAGGTCCTCAAGTGGGGCGGCGTGGCCTACCTGCTCTGGTTCGCGTACTCATCCTTCCGCTCCGCCTTCAGCGCGCGGCAGTCCATGGCCGTGGCTGCGGATGAGGGGGATGAGGCAGACGCCGAGCACGACGGCGCGCGGCCGGGTGCCGACGGCGCCGACGACGCGGGCGAGGGTCGCGCACCCGGGGGCGAGCCCGCGCTGGTGGGTGCCGGAGCCGGCGTCGGGCGCGGGACAGGGACCGCAGGAGGGCCGGCGACCGGCACCCTGGCCGTGGTCTCGGACCGGCAGCGGCTGTCCGTGCGGATGGACCGCTCCGGCGAGCGGCAGCGGGCCCTGAGCCCTGTGTGGACCGTGGTGCTGACCGCGCTGTCCGTGTCCCTGCTGAACCCGCACGCGATCCTGGACACGGTGGTCATGCTGGGCACCCTGGCCAACTCTTACGGGGCCGAGAAGTGGGTCTTCGCCGGCGGCGCCCTGACCGGTTCGGCCCTCTGGTTCCTGACCCTGGGCTTCGGCGTCCGCGCCTTGGCCCCACTGTTGGACACCCCGCGCACGTGGAAGATCGTGGACCTCGTGGTCGGCTCGATCATGGTCTTCATTGCCGGTTCACTGGCCTTCGGGTGA